The nucleotide window AGCTGGCGTCTCGATCGTGTCGACCTTCTCGCACTGCACCTTGCcttcgatcgacgaggcaTAGTACATGCTCAGTGTTCCACGCCTTGTGTACGCAGGACTGATCGATGTGGCTTCTCGAGTGGTCGTGTTCTCTTCATCTTCGCCACTGTCATCGTGATTTGTCGAGGGCTCGGCGGAAGAAGATGAGCTCGAAGATTGGGCTTGCACCTGTTCATGTTTGTCCACTTGATACGTAGCTAGGGCGAACAGGCCTTGAAAGTATGGTACGGATTCGACAGAGTCCGCACAAAGGTCTGTTGAGGCTGTGTAAAGCGATGAAGCATTCGCCATTCTGATGCAACCGGATTCGCGGTGACGAATGGCGAGAAGAAAGGTGGAGAAACACATCTTCGAGACAAGAAGTTGGAGAATGCCGTGAATTTAGCCGACCAACtaaaaaaaacaaaaacaaaaaacaaaaaaaaagtcTCGGCTACTCGAACGCCTTTGGAATGACATCTCAAAATTGGGGCTGTGAAAAGCTGTTTCCAGCTCATTGTCCATCTTTCAGGCCATGAGAGTTTCTATACAGTACCTACTTACACCATCGAGGGATCACTACACCGACATATTCTTTAAGCAAGACGACTTCGTAACAAATGAGCATTGCAAGTTTGACATCACAATCTACTCATGACTAGCCCAATTTCTTTACTAATGCCGCTTCGGATCCATCCTTCAACAAAAGCCTGTCCTGTGAAGAGGAGCACCGACAGTGTCCAAGCAACTGAAATGTACTGATCGTACCACATGGTATAGTATTCTCCAGTCGAGCTTTTTTGTTTCCTGTACCTTTCAACATATCTAGACACGGCACCTTCCACCACAACTGCAACACCgttgaggaagaagaagctaAACTCGCCTGCGCCTGAGATGGGCGGTACAAATTGCAACGGGCTGAACTTAAAGACACCTGATTCGACGAACGAAGGCTTGTGTAGTTCGCTGCCAAATCCGTTCGCATGATCTCTCGCGAGCCAAATGTTGGTGACGGGCACGGCGATTCTCCCGCCCAATGCAGCGCGCTCAGATACGGCATGGATGATGCCAGAGGCAGTGAATGCGCCGAGCACTTTGGCCCAGTCTGCTCTTCCACGTTCCAGGGAGCGTACGGGGTCTGGATGGTACGATGGCCAGATCTCTCTTCTTGACTGCTTGCGTTTGGGATTGTCTAGCTTTCCTTCCGAGAAATCTTGCAGCAGGTAGGCGATGTAGGTGAACGGAAGAATGCCATAGATGCCAAAAGGTCGACCAAACAGTCGGTGCCAGGCGTAGCTCCAGAAACGTCGTACTGTAGTCGCCTTTGTGAAACCGGCAGGATTGAGAAGTGGGAAAAAATCTATGTTTCGCAAACTTAGTTGCTCATGTTGCTGCATCCGTGATTGGGAGACTGCAgctgcctcttcttcgttgTCGGTCTCTGTTTCTGACTCAGCACTAACTGGCTGGGTGCTTCGAAGCTTTGTGATGCGAATACCTGATCTCCCTTTCATCTTGTCGCCGAGCATGGACTGAAGGTGCGACGCCGGGCCCGGAGCATCATGTAGAATGGGCAGGACTACTGCACTCGTCAGCGTATAGCCGAAATCAAAGAGCGTATATAAAGAAATACCGGTAGCTGCGACAAACATGATCCTTCTCGCTGGATCCAGGTCCAAGATCGAAGGGTCAAAGGTCGACGTCTGAATGGGATGCATGTGGTGGAGCATCCAAGTACATCCGACGAGGACAGGCAAGAGCTTGAAGAACGCTCTTCTAAGCTGGGCTGAACTGggaggctgccaaggatGCGGGTCGTGACGTACATCTGCAGAAGCAAAGTCCCATCCAATACCCCGCATACTAATCATGAGGTCAAGCGCCCACCACGCACGTTCAAACGAGATAAGTCTTTTCGGAAGAGGCTCTGTCTTCCATTCCTCATTTTTTGCCGCAGTGTAAGGTTGGATGATGTTGGAATGTCGACCTTGGCTCTTGGCGGCTGTTGCGATGAAGATGCGACGGGGAATGCGTGGGTaggagaggaagaagatgtcgagcacACGTGATGCTCCGTAGAAGCCGACTAGACCCAGTTGATAGGTCAGCACTGCGCTTCCTGGGTAGAAGTACTTGAATGGAAGCGATGCGAATGTGTAGACAGATATGGCAGCCAGCATGGTCCTGACGACcgaagcagctcgtcgaactGAGCACGAAAATGTCTTTGAAGGGAGAGGAGGTAACAGAAACAGTGCGACATAGTAGGTCAAAGGTGGAACCGCTGCAGCCAAGACATGCAAAGGTCGGGCACTTGGGCTAGGCACGAAGAGGTGTGCAGCTTCTTCCGGATAAGATGACATCTGGCCAGTTACTGCTGAAGGCCAACTGAGTAGGCGTCGAATAACGTCTGGCACAAAGCAATCTATCATGGTAAGAAAGCCCCGGCTATTAGAGCCTAGCGTATATATGGAAAGCTGGCGAGTGCTTGAAGAGATGAGCTAGGGCGATCGACCGGTCAGGGTGGtaaaatcgtgaattagCTCAAGAAGGCTTACATTGGGCCATTTGCTCAGCAAAATCTTCTGTTCGTTAAGAAGGGAGTCGAGAAGAGCAACAACTCTTTTCGTCATGTCACTTCTGAATAGAGAACTTGTCAAAGGAACAGACAGCGAGagaatcaagaatggcAGCTCAAACGCTTGTCATGTGTTacgtattcgtgattgtggcCGCAAGTAAGTTAGTAGAAAGCTTAGGAAAGGGTCGTTGTCAAGAGGCGTTGTGGAGGTTACAGCCACGAGCCTATGGTCACGAGCATCGCGTACAACGCTTCAACTTTGTGGCTTAGGGCGCCGCTAACTCAAAGATTGCGTGGCTGACAAGATCTGATCGCACACAAAACATTCGAGATTGGGGACGAGGCTTGTAAGCATTGTGAAGTCGGATAAAAAGCTTTAGACCCCCCAAGAGCTGTCATAACGAGCCAGGATCTGATCGCCTAAGCGACATTTCATGACGTCCTTcgcttgttgagcttgagtCAGCTGGTTGCAATATTCGACAGGATGATCGCCGATTCCACTTGATTTGCGATATTGAATAGCCCGATCCTCTCTATCAATTTTGACACGGGACAGGGTCTGAAATTTTGTCCGACCGAACATGGAAATTTTGcgtgtttcgtgttttgcCGGGAAAGTTCAcctttttttcttctcacTTGGCAGTAACAGACAAAGCCCGCCGACTGGGCATGCTTCACTTCCTTCTTTCTTAGACACATCCCGCAAAAGTATCTGTCTAATTACATACAATGACGACTAGCGCGACAGAAAAAGCGCTTGAGGATCGCGCCAAGTCGCTGCacaagaaggagaagaaggctTCTGCCAAGgccgcagctgccgccGGGGCCTCCGCTTCAACAAGCCTCGAGGGGTCTCCTTCGCCAGCTTCCCCCGCaaagaaggacaagaaagACAAGAAGGAtaagaaggacaagaagcgTTCCGCAGAtgacgctgacgctgatgacgacgagaaggCAGCCAAAAAGCGCAGAaaggaggagaagaaggctAAAAAGGCTGCGGCCAAGTCGGGTGCCGCTACTTCACTAGAATCTACTCCTGCAGCTTCACCAGCTCCGGCAGCGTCTTCATCCGCTTCAGCCGCATCATTCACACCAACCAACCCTGCCGCGGCTCGCGCCTTCGTCGAGTCGCACAACATCACCATCGAGGCGCCCGAAGAGTCTAACGAGCGTCCGCCGCTGCCTATGGTTGACTTCCGCGAACTCGACGGCAAGGTCGATGCAGCCGTTAAGAAGACTCTCGATTCACAAGGCTTCTCTACTCCCACACCCATTCaggcttgctgctggccAGTCCTATTGCAGAACAAGGATGTAGTGGGCATCGCCGAGACGGGTTCGGGCAAGACGTTTGCTTTCGGTTTGCCAGCATTGCAACACTTGGTTACGAAGCACAAAGTTCTGGACAGTGGaaagaagaaggccaaAGGTGCGCAGGTCAACGTTCTCGTTATCGCTCCCACACGAGAGCTGGCCATTCAGACAGAGGAGAATATGGCCAAACTGGGCAAGTCGATGGGGATTGGCATGATCTGCTTGTACGGTGGTGTTTCAAAGCAGGAGCAAGTTCGCCTGCTCAATCAATCCCCTCCGGTTCGCATCGTGGTTGGCACTCCCGGTCGTGTCTTGGACATGGCAAGAGACGGCTCGCTGGACCTGTCTGGCGTTACATACTTGGTCTTGGACGAGGCTGACCGCATGCTAGATAAGGGTTTCGAGCCCGACATTCgtgccatcatcggcatGTGCAAATCACGCGAGGAAGGCCGTCACACTTCCATGTTCTCCGCCACATGGCCACCTGCCGTCCGCGGTCTCGCCGAGTCGTTCATGAACGGTCCTGTCCGCGTCACAGTGGGATCTGACGAGCTTTCTGCCAACCGTCGCGTCGAGCAGACTGTCGAAGTTCTTGCTGATGGCTACGCCAAAGAACGAAGACTTAACGATTTCCTGCGTTCCGTCAATGCTCAACGATCCAAGGACAAGATCCTCATTTTCGCCCTGTACAAGAAGGAAGCGCAACGTATCGAACAAACGCTGCGTCGTGGCGGATTCAAGGTTTCTGGTATCCACGGTGATTTAGGACAGAACGAGCGTatcgcctcgctcgaaCGGTTCAAGTCGGCTGAAACGCCTCTTCTGGTCGCTACCGATGTTGCTGCACGAGGCCTTGACATTCCCAACGTGGAGCACGTCGTCAACTACACCTTCCCACTTACCATTGAAGACTACGTTCACCGTATCGGTCGAActggacgaggtggaaaGACTGGAAAGAGTCTCACTTTCTTCACCGAGATGGACAAGGCACACGCTGGTGAGCTCATCAGGGTGCTCAAAGATGCCGATCAAAAAGTGCCAGATGCACTGACCAAGTTTCCTACCACCATCAAGAAGAAGACACACTCGAGTTACGGTGACCACTTCAAGGAGCTTGTACCAggcaaggccaagaagatcaCTTTTGACGACGATTAGGGGTTCCACTTACTGTGTTTGGACACGGCGGCGAGGTCAAGCTTTGCAGAACAGTTTGCAACGCAAGAAGGCACGCATGTACTGATGTTGGTCATCAAATGTTAATGTTGTTGTTCTTATACGAGAGATACGCGCGAAGCTGAGAAAGATGGCCACATAGAGTGAGTGTGCGATTAGAGATGGGGGAGGGAGTCCAGGTTCTTGACCAAGAGGTTGTGATGTAATTTTTTTCATGCTGAGGTCTACGGAATATTTAGTGCCGCCGTGCTCTACGCTgctccattcgtgattgttggTGTAAAGTGCACTCTATCATCCGCTTCAAAAGCGGGTTGCATAGTGGAAAGACAGGTAAGGCTTTCACTGCAAGCAGATGGCCTTCACGACGATCTGCAAAAGCTACTAAGGCACACTCAGCTTGCTTGGTACAATTTGCTCAGTTGCTGTGCGGCCGATTGGAATCAACTTGTCCAATGTTCCCTTGTTGCCACGCCAGCCAGCCGCTTTCATGACTAGCCTTGTTTGGATCAAAGCGATTGTCTGACATCCAACATTTCCAGTCTCCAAGCTTACCTAGGACTCAAACTGCCCCGTTCGCCGCGCTGTAGAGCTTTTAGGAAGTGCTGTAGCAATGCGCAAAAACGCTAAGTAAGCAACAAAGTCGACGACGTCGTGTGGAGGTTCGGACGGCAGATTTgtgatcgtgaattgatgcagaattcgtgattcacgatttgtgataTGACGCGCTTGGCGAAAGACGACAGGACCCTGAGTCGGAGGCGTTTTCGTCTTTCTGCTTTTTGACAGCTCCGTTGACGCAACGGCGATGCTGGCTTAGCGTAAGACAGATTCATGGAGCTTGAGCAGTATGCGATCAGCTTGTGACATGAAGCTTCCTGAGCCTAGGTCCCGAATGAACCACCCTGTTCGATGTTGTGGAGCGCCTTCCAGTATACTACCAACATCGTCCTGCAGCTcagaccaacacctcggCTGAATAGATCGATTGAACACGGTCAAGCCAAACTACAGCCTACTTGTTTGGGAACTAATCAGCTCGTCTGACGATCATGGCACCCAACGTTGCCATCATTCAAGGAACCGGTAGTGGTGGGTTTCAACGTTGATGCTCAATAGCAGCTTTCTCTATGTAGTATCAATGTCTAAATCAAGTATTGAATTTTTTGTTGCTGTCAACGACTAGGTATCGGTGCCCAAATTGCGAAACAGTACCTCTCCCGGACCGGGCTCCAAGTTGTTGCACTCTCTCGCGATGCATCCCGAGCCAAGAATGCCATACTCTCCGGCGACAACTTAGACGAGTCTCGCCTGCACCCAATCTCGCTTGACATCAAGTCGGAAGAATCATACCACGCTGCTGCCCAAGAGatcgcttctcgcttcgGCGATTCCTGCCTGAAGACGCTGTGGAACATTAACGGTATTCTGCACGCTGAAAAGAACCTTTCACAAATCTCGCTCAAGCACTTGGAAGAGACCTTTGCCGTCAACACCTTTTCGCACTTGCTCGGTTTCAAGTACTTTGTTCCCCTTATCCCTCGCGGGGCGGAGGCGAAGAAGATTCAAGAGGGAAAAGTGGAGAACCTCGCCGAAGGTGTCCTTCCTGGTGACCTCAGCGTCATCGCCAGCATTAGTGCTAAAGTGGGCAGTATTGGCGACAACCAAAAGGGCGGGTGGTACAGCTACAGGGCAAGCAAGGCCGCGTTGAATCAGCtgatcaagacgctcagcaaagagctggagctgcgATCGGTGCCCGCGATTTCGGTCGGTCTGCACCCAGGAACGGTCAGAAGCTACCTGAGCAAGGACTTCACTGGCGGAGAGGGAAGTGACAAGCCGCTAGACAGGAGCAAAGGTCAGTTTGAAGCCAGCGAGGCGGCGAAAAATTTGGTCGATGTGGTGAGCGGTCTAAACAAGGGCGACAATGGTACGTTCAGAGATTACAAAAATCAATCCATCCCCTGGTAGGTTGGTAGAACACGCTCAGCACGCAGCTGTTTCTGGAGTGTAAGAAACGGCCAACTTTAACCCTGTGATACGTCGGAAGAAGCTCAACAGTCATTTCGGTGACTTTGGATTGTGTTCGTGATACTGTATGTTGTCAAGAAGCACTGTGATGCTGACGTGTGAAGACGCCGGCTGAGGGCCCAATAAGCCCACTCATGCAGCGGCAACGATCAGTGATAAAGGCGAGTCCAGCGGCAACATTGTCccacattcatgattggctGAGCAACCTGTTTTGAATAGGAGTGCTTGATATGAAAGGGTAGTCGCCAGTTCATCTGAGGCAGCATCCTGTTTGCAGCTTGTACTTTCAGCTACCGTTAAACCTTAAGAAGTCGGTTTGTTCGCGTTTGGGTCCACGATTGCGCCTTACAGATTGCCACAACCTTCTCCACACATGAACAGCATGAACTGGTCTCTTCGAATCTCGCTCCTCACATTGGCGTGTCTTGACTTCAACAATGCTGTCCTAGCAAGTCAGCATCGAATGGTCAGGATGCACAGTCGTCAAAATTCTCCTCCTTCCAGCACGCAACCTCAGACAATTGCAGACAAAATTGATCCAGGTATGCAGCTGACAGAGGACTCGGATGCGGACGAGTCTTTGAACTTCGACGAATCCATGCGGCTCATGATGCGTCGCAAAGCTGAATCGGTCATAGCATCGCACGTCGGTACTTCCTTTTCCCCCGATGAGGTCGAGAGCATTCTCAGCGGCAATGCCCCATCGCTGCATCCTGGTTCATTGAAGAATGTTAGTTGGACTCTGGACATGTTTGAGATGGGAAGCACGTTGCCAACCTCATCTTCGACGTCTTCCAtgagctcctcgatcgtAAAACTCACGGTAACGTCGGACGGCGTATCTGCAGAGAAAAATGCTGCCAACCAGGCCGACACTACCACCGGCGTAGTCAACGTCGATCAACTCCTCCATTCCTTCTTTCACGCCGATGCAGTCAAAAGCATTTTTGATAAAGTGCAGTCTGAAACCGACCAAGTCCTAGACAAGCAGGCCAAAAAGCAGCTGATCAAAAACACCGCTCCAACTCTGCacaagacgatcgagaAGGTTGCCAGTCACCGTGGATGGGGTATTCAAGACTCGAGATTTGCCCAGATGCACCTTGAGGGAGACCAAGAAGGACAGTCGCAGCAAACAGCCCAGACAGACGGAGTGGACCAGCCAGCACTAGAGGCATTCAAGGATTACAACACGTTTGTAAAAACACTGCGGTGTGCTCTCATCACGTCTAGCGATGCAGCTTTGGATAGCGCGcaggagcaagaggcgACGCCTAGGACCGATCTCGCCAGCAAGGCCTagagctgcagctgtttAAACAGCCGTCGTTTTAGACACCAAGAAAAATGTGATCACAGTACGTCACCCGAATCTGCAATGCTTGCATGTCTGTTTCAAGACCAGGAGCTGAGAAAAGTAAACAGGGTAGTGATGTTGATGTCACCTGGTATATGTAAATGCGAAACGTGAACAAGATAAAAGAGAAGAATGCAAAATCTAGGAGATGCGAAGCATGGCTAAGAAGAGGAAGCTTTGTTTAACAACAGCCGCCCATCTTGCCATTAAGTGCCTCTTTGATCTTGATGGCGGCGCCGCCCCGTCTCTGTGGCCGAATGTTGCTTGGATCCATATCTGCAAAGCTAAAGCGGCTCCCACTGCCTACGCGCCTCAGCGCCCTGTCCCCGTATGAAACACCGGATCCAGTTTTCTCGGGATCTAGCTTGCCCGATTCGATGGCCAATAAGATGCTCCTAGCAGCCAAGGCAAAAGGCGCCTCGACGTTTTCGCCCGTGATGCTCGAAGTCTCGAGAAACAAAACGCCATTTTCGTTGGCCCATTTGCTCGCTTCCAAATACCCCACTTCACGCTCATCATCGCCGCGATCCGTCTTGTTTCCCACTAGCACGACCACGAGATCCGGTGATGCTAACGCGCGTGCATCTGTGAGCCAGCGCGAGAGCGGCTCAAAGGTGGATCGTTTGGTAATATCGTATACGAGCAGTGCGCCTGCAGCGCCGCGGTAATAGCTCCGTGTGACGGAGCGGAATCGTTCCTGACCCGCCGTGTCCCAGAGTTGAAGCTTCACACTCTTGTTGCCGATCTTGatgagtcgactggagAATTCGACTCCGATTGTATGGGCGGACTGTTCCTTGAACTGATTGTGGATGAAGTGATGTAGGAGGCATGACTTGCCTGTGCCAGCCTCGCCAATGATGATGAACTTGAGTAGAAAGTCGTATGCTGCCGACATTTCTAGCGATGCGTGGTCGTCCATTGTCGCGATAATCCTCTGGACGATCCGATAGTTGGGATACCGAGGGCGGGGTTACCTGTGACTCTGTGCAGCGCCGGCAGGCTGCCTTGAGGAGAAGGGTGAGTGTATTAATCCCACTGTTACGTGAAATCTGGGCTGAGCCAGACTGATCCGCCAGATGGCTCTGCTGTATCCGATCTTGATCGCGCTGCGGAGAAGCCGTTCTAGTGATTCTTCACTGATAAGCTAGTTGACACAAAGTCTTTGGGAGTTTGAAGATGGACCGGATGAATTTCGAGGGCTGCGCTGTACACGGTTGCTAAAAGATATGTGGTCGCGAGGAGGCACTCGTGCTTGAGGTGCAGTAAGTGGCGATACGACGGGGGCGACGGCGCTCAAGATGGTGTGGAAAGTGATAgacaaatcgtgaaactACGGTATTCAGGTGGGAAGTGGAGTGAGTGTCACAATTATTGCATGCGTGTGTGCAGTAGCGCGGGTTCAGTACAGACGCATGTTGGACTCAccactcactcacgactgattAGGCTGggctcgctcgctttcAGCTCAGCGTCTACCCGCgcgagattcgtgattgcgacAGCGTGAGTTTTCGTGTAAATCACGAAGATGGAACTCGGAAATCAAAAGTGGGGGCACTGCAGAACGGACAgcgtattcgtgattctgttTTTCAAACAAAGACACCACGACTAATTTAGTACAGCTGCTCCATACCACACTCCTAACCCAGCGCCAGTCGATACAGCAGTCACCTGAACGCCGTGGACAAGTATCGACAGATACGGAGCACAGATGCCGTCGCAGGAAGAATACGAGGCGACGCTGGCAGAAGAGCTCGAAGTGCTCGAAAGCATCTACATCGACGAACTTGAAACGGTCTCATCAGAACATTTGCGCATTCGCATCGAGCCAGAGGAAGATGTACTTCCGCTCCTTTTCTCCATCGGTCTCGAACCAGGGCAAGCACCTACGGAAAGTGTAGAGCAAGGCTCACGCTCACCTATCGTACTTTCCCTTGACATTCAGTGCACGCCAGAATATCCAGATGCACCCCCAAATATGTCGATCCACGTCGTCCGCGACACAAAGGGTATTCTTGGGCCCCAAACTGACGAAAGTGAAGAAAGCGGTACAGAATCTGGCACAGTAGAACGGCCTTCCGTAGCAGAATTGCAAGCAGAACTAGACGAGGTAGCACAGGATTCGCTCGGCATGGCCATGGTCTTTACACTGGCGTCACACCTTCGCGAGAGTGTGACGACGCTTATCCAGCGTCGCGTGCAGGAGATTGAAGCGGCTGCAAGTGCAAAGCGAGAAGCAGAGATTGAAGCCGAAGCTGAAAAATTCCGAGGAACAGCAGTGACACCCGAACGATTCGCCGAATGGCGCCTCCGATTTTTGCAGGAGATGGCGGAaaaggagaagaaggaggaagaagccaaGATGTCCAAAATGTCGGCAAAGGAGAGAGAAGATTacaagaagagcaaggtCAAGCCAAGCGGCAAACAGCTGTTCGAGAAGGGTGGCACGTttgaagacgacgatgctgccgaggaAGGTGCCCAAGAAGTCGACTGGAGCTTGTACACGAGAGAGCAGAGGGAgaaggagaggagagaacgagaagagcaagaagaactGCAAAGTCGTACTGACGGACTTGCTTTTGACGACGCTGAGGATGagtaatcgtgaatggtcTTCAATTCCTTGTCCCatgcgaatcacgattcaatATCAATGTACTTTTATGCATGCCTCTATGACCCACGATTCACCGTTGACCTCTAGCTctacagtcgtgagtctgaCATCTGTAAGTATTGTCTGAGCCTTTTGTCTTGGCACGTGCCCATGGCCATGACCCAgcgatcacgaatgtttAGAGCCAAGGCTTGCCGTCGGCTGCCTCGGCTGTCCtgtaaatcacgaatgggcCGGTCTTTGAAATCGTTAGTGAATTCGGTCGCGTCTCAGGCCACTTTGAACAAGAGACGTGAGAACGGTGCGAGAACATGTCTTCGCTTCTTCGCGCTTGGACCCTTGTGGGcgtggattcacgattggcatGGACCCTAAGCTCAAGTTTGGTCTGCCTCGCAGTTTGatgttcacggttcacatgctgctgcttccggcgacactcacgactcttcAAGCCGCCGTACGACCCAGCACGAGCCTTCTTTCCTtcatcaccatccatcCGAAATCTTTCCTTGCTTCGATTCGTTTGTTCATCTCAAGTTATCATCCACGATGGCCGCCACTGCAGCG belongs to Mycosarcoma maydis chromosome 3, whole genome shotgun sequence and includes:
- a CDS encoding putative RNA helicase required for pre-rRNA processing: MTTSATEKALEDRAKSLHKKEKKASAKAAAAAGASASTSLEGSPSPASPAKKDKKDKKDKKDKKRSADDADADDDEKAAKKRRKEEKKAKKAAAKSGAATSLESTPAASPAPAASSSASAASFTPTNPAAARAFVESHNITIEAPEESNERPPLPMVDFRELDGKVDAAVKKTLDSQGFSTPTPIQACCWPVLLQNKDVVGIAETGSGKTFAFGLPALQHLVTKHKVLDSGKKKAKGAQVNVLVIAPTRELAIQTEENMAKLGKSMGIGMICLYGGVSKQEQVRLLNQSPPVRIVVGTPGRVLDMARDGSLDLSGVTYLVLDEADRMLDKGFEPDIRAIIGMCKSREEGRHTSMFSATWPPAVRGLAESFMNGPVRVTVGSDELSANRRVEQTVEVLADGYAKERRLNDFLRSVNAQRSKDKILIFALYKKEAQRIEQTLRRGGFKVSGIHGDLGQNERIASLERFKSAETPLLVATDVAARGLDIPNVEHVVNYTFPLTIEDYVHRIGRTGRGGKTGKSLTFFTEMDKAHAGELIRVLKDADQKVPDALTKFPTTIKKKTHSSYGDHFKELVPGKAKKITFDDD
- a CDS encoding uncharacterized protein (related to short chain dehydrogenase), translating into MAPNVAIIQGTGSGIGAQIAKQYLSRTGLQVVALSRDASRAKNAILSGDNLDESRLHPISLDIKSEESYHAAAQEIASRFGDSCLKTLWNINGILHAEKNLSQISLKHLEETFAVNTFSHLLGFKYFVPLIPRGAEAKKIQEGKVENLAEGVLPGDLSVIASISAKVGSIGDNQKGGWYSYRASKAALNQLIKTLSKELELRSVPAISVGLHPGTVRSYLSKDFTGGEGSDKPLDRSKGQFEASEAAKNLVDVVSGLNKGDNGTFRDYKNQSIPW
- a CDS encoding GTP-binding protein, which produces MDDHASLEMSAAYDFLLKFIIIGEAGTGKSCLLHHFIHNQFKEQSAHTIGVEFSSRLIKIGNKSVKLQLWDTAGQERFRSVTRSYYRGAAGALLVYDITKRSTFEPLSRWLTDARALASPDLVVVLVGNKTDRGDDEREVGYLEASKWANENGVLFLETSSITGENVEAPFALAARSILLAIESGKLDPEKTGSGVSYGDRALRRVGSGSRFSFADMDPSNIRPQRRGGAAIKIKEALNGKMGGCC